In one Nicotiana sylvestris chromosome 8, ASM39365v2, whole genome shotgun sequence genomic region, the following are encoded:
- the LOC104233489 gene encoding calcium-binding protein KRP1-like — translation MATSRKSNFNDLLPLMAEKLGGDGLIGELCKGFQLLMDKDKDVITFESLKKNSALLGLQDLSDDDLKSMLKEGDFDGDGALNQMEFCVLMFRLSPELMEQSQFFLEEALNQDFDFSF, via the coding sequence ATGGCTACTTCAAGAAAATCCAACTTCAATGATCTTTTGCCACTTATGGCTGAAAAACTGGGTGGGGATGGTTTGATTGGTGAATTATGTAAAGGGTTTCAATTATTAATGGATAAGGATAAAGATGTCATTACATTTGAGAGTCTAAAAAAGAATTCTGCTTTGTTAGGGCTTCAAGATTTGAGTGATGATGATCTTAAGAGTATGCTAAAAGAAGGTGATTTTGATGGAGATGGAGCTCTTAATCAGATGgaattttgtgttttgatgtttAGATTGAGTCCTGAATTAATGGAACAATCTCAGTTTTTCTTAGAAGAAGCTCTTAACCAAGATTTTGACTTTTCATTCTAA